Within Amycolatopsis sp. cg5, the genomic segment CGGCCCGGTGACGGCCTTGCCCGGCAGCCCGTTGGACAGATCGGCGACGGTCATCCCGAGCGCCAGCCCGATCCGCTCGTTGTGCGCGAACGAATCCCGGATGACGGCTAAATTGGGCATGTTCCGCTCGTCGAAGGCGGAGCGCTGGTCGTCCCACAGCGGGTCGTCGTCGGGGTTGATGTTGCCCGCCGCGCCCTGCAGGAACAGGCAGACGTCCAAGCCGGGCACGTTCCGCTCGACCCACGCCGAGGCGGCGCCCGGATAGTCGGCGGAGACGTACGGGTTGACCTGCATGATCACCGGGTGGCAGGCGAAGTTGACGACCACCGTCCGCCAGGTGCCCGCCGCGTTCTCCAGCGTGAGCACGCCGATCTCCGTGTCGATCGGCGCGGCTCCCGGATAGAAGGAGGCGTCGCGGTTCTTGACGAAGCTGCCAGGCTCGATCTCGCCGCGCACGTGCTTGGCCGTGACGGTCTGCCTCGACGCGTACGCGCTCGCCGCGACCTGGGCGAGCTTGTCGCGCAGGCCCTCCAGCCAGGTGAGCTTGGCCGGGTCGGTGTAGAGGTGGCGCACGTCGCCGGTCTCCGGCGTGGAGTGCGCGTGCGAGCTGGCCAGCATGATGTTGGCGGCGGGCACGCCCGTCGCCGTGGTGACCTGCGCGCGGACCTCCGCGGTGAAGTCCCGCGTCGGGCCGAGGATGTCGTTGTTCAGGCCGAGCGCGTCCACCGTGATGATGATGATCGTCTTGTTCGGCGTGACGTCGGTGATCGCGACCGCGCGGGCGTACAGCTCGTCGTGCACACCTTCGAAGAAC encodes:
- a CDS encoding neutral/alkaline non-lysosomal ceramidase N-terminal domain-containing protein; translated protein: MAYSAGSAKIDITPPLTIPYVGGLPRHSFFEGVHDELYARAVAITDVTPNKTIIIITVDALGLNNDILGPTRDFTAEVRAQVTTATGVPAANIMLASSHAHSTPETGDVRHLYTDPAKLTWLEGLRDKLAQVAASAYASRQTVTAKHVRGEIEPGSFVKNRDASFYPGAAPIDTEIGVLTLENAAGTWRTVVVNFACHPVIMQVNPYVSADYPGAASAWVERNVPGLDVCLFLQGAAGNINPDDDPLWDDQRSAFDERNMPNLAVIRDSFAHNERIGLALGMTVADLSNGLPGKAVTGPIKAFSEKINVASRPLPARGPYQTEFDIRTQAVQDAINNGASEEEIVSLRNAAQEYEELLAAIDRGTATIDAEVQGLRFGNVAYMGLPGEPFVEFGLQLKALSNNNRAITPVGYANDYLGYFMPQALWDAGVWESTLGCQTRMGRDAGVAIYNKAAALVTKLWQNP